AGGGCCAGGTAAACCTGTCGGGTAAGAAGCGCCAAGCCAATCGCGATAAAAGGCGGCAACAGTGTAAGCCAGGAGAGTTCAGTCATAAGATGTAAAGCTATTGTTATATTTTTAAAGCAGATGCACGGTTGCCGAAAGCGGTGTCCTGCATACTAACAGCTGACCGCCAATCAAGATTGGCGGCAGTTATCGTTACGGCCGATAGCTGTCGCCCTCTCTTGAATGAGAACCCAATCAGCTGACAACCGATTCCCGCAGCACCAGCGTGCCGGCATCGCCATCCAGCTCTGCCATAGCGCCCACTGGTACCGTGGTCTGGTCTTCCACGTGTCCGATCATCAGACCACGCACGACCGGTATGCCAAGATCTGCGGTGCGCTCGCGCAGTACGTGTTCCATGCTGAAGGTATTACCGCTGGCTTCCGCATCCGTGAATTTGCCAAATACGATACCTGCGACCTGCTGTAATTTTCCTGCCAGCCAGAGCTGGGTGAGCATACGATCCACCCGGTACGGTGCTTCGCTGACGTCTTCCAGAAACAGAATTTTGCCGCGATAGTCGGGCTCGAAGGGCGTACCGACCAAGCTCGTCATCAGAGACAGGTTTCCGCCAATCAAGCGTCCGCGAGCGCGGCCACCAGCGAAACGGGTGATGCGATTGCGTTTTTCGACCCGACCCGGGGCCGTGTCAAAGGGTGGCGGCGCGCCCAGCGGGACTGGTCGCTCGCCATGTACCAGCACCTTTTGATACTCGGCCAGGGTGTAGTCGGTGAAGTTCTGTGCGGCAATCGGACCGTGGAAGGTCATTACCCCACTTCGGTGATAGATCGCATTCAACAGCGCGGTTATGTCGCTATAGCCAAGCAATACTTTGGGATTGTTGCGAATCAATCCGTAATCGATCATGGGCAGGATGCGTGGCGTCCCATAGCCGCCGCGCAGACAGAACACGGCATCCACATGGCTGTCTGCAAACATCTGGTTGAAATCTTCGGCACGGGCAGCGTCCGGACCCGCGAGGTACTGGGTGCGGCGATACAGGTGCTTGCCCTCTTTCACCTCGAACCCCAATGAGCGCACGACATCGCCGGCGAAACGAATATCCTCGTCCTCCCAGGCGTTACTCGCCGGTGTAACCAGCCCGACGGTCATGCCCGCTTCGAGCCGCTTGGGACGCAGCAGACCCATACTCTTCTGGCTGGAATCGCTGCTGCTGTAGCCGGCAGACGCCAATGGGCCACTGTCTCTGGCTGCACTCGCCGCGGCCGCCCCCAACAGGGGTGTTGACATCATGGACTGGATCAAGGTACGCCGCTGCATGACTACTCCTGAAAATTATGTCGATAAGTGAAATGTTTTCCGGCCCGTCGCTCGCTAGTAGCCAGCGGCCGTTTCTACCCGGCTGTCCTGCGGGATCTTTGCAAAGCGCAGATCATGAAAATCGTAACTGAAATCTGTACCGCGAGACTTCGCCTGCATGGTGAGTAATAGTGAGCCGGATTCACTGCGATCCGCGATCATCCACGCATCCGCATTCAGACTGCGATCGTCCCAATGCAGCGCCCAGACACCTTCACTGGCGGACGTCAGGGTTCCCGTCAGTCGCGGTGACTTGAGCGCGCGCCAGCGCAGTGTGTCGCTTTCCATGGAGATGTGAATATCACCAAACCAGGGGTCCCGATAGCGCCCGGTCAATTCCGTATCAGGCACCTGGGTAAAGCCTACCGGGGCAGTCAGCTCTTCCGGCTCAACCGCCTCTGCAGGCGTACCGTATAAATCCTGGAAGTACGCCAGCCAATCCCGCTCTGGCGCTCCCAGATAAGGCTTGAGCAGCCCATAGATCAGTGCCTGGCGTGCCGCGCCGGCGCTGCGGTTCATCAATACCACCAGTGCCAGATCCTCTTCCGGCACCACCGCCGCCCAGGCATACATGCCAGAAAGGGAGCCGGTATGATGGATGACTTTTTTGCCGTGCATGTCCTGCACCCGCCACCCCAGGGCATAGGCATAGAAGTGTCCGCCATCGCGCGCGGCGCGTTCGCTGGAAAAGGGCATCAGGGTTTCCGGACGCCACAAACGATCGCGGGTCTGCTCGCTGAACAGTTGCTCCCCATTGGCCAGTACGCCGCCATTCAGCAATACGCGCAGCCAGGTCAGCATGTCGCCGGCACTACAATGCATTCCACCGGCCGCAGCCAATACGATGGGCTCGTGGCCGGCCAGGTTGGGGGTATCCACCACCAGACCCGCGTCCTCGAGCCGGTGCGGATCGGCCAGGTTGTCGCGGGCATCACTCGGCACAGGACCCGCATAGCAATTTTGCAGCCCCATGGGTGCAAGCAGGCGTTGTTGTACAAAGTCTTCGTAAGACAACCCTGAAAGTTCGGCGATCAGTTCCCCGGCGACAATGTAGAGCAGGTTGTCATAGGCGTAGTCCGCACGAAAACTGCGGGTAACCGGCAGGTGCGCCAGCCCGCTCATCACATCCGTGCGGGTATAGGTGTTTGGCTGGGGCCACAGCATCAGATCGCCGGCACCCGGGCCCAGTCCGGAGCGGTGGGTGAGCAGGTCCACAACACGAAATTCGTTACTGATCCACGAATCGCCAAGGCGAAATTCCGGCAGATAGTCCACCACACGCCCATCCCACTCCAGCTTGCCCTCTTCCACCAGCAGTCCCAAGGCGGCAGTGGTAAACGCCTTGGTGGTGGACGCCAGCTTGAACAGGGTATCGCCGTCGACGGCTTTCGGGCTCTCCACATTGGTGACCCCGAAGCCGCGCACCAGTAGCGGCTCGCCTTGATGCCAGATCGCCACCGCAGCGCCGGGCACCTGCTCTTCCCGCAGTACGCGCTCCACGTAAGTCTCCGCATCGCTGTGGCTCAGGGGTTCCCGCTGACACCCGGCGAGCAGGGCGAAGGCGAAAACACAAACAAAAGTAGCGGATGCGAAAAATCGGTTCATAGAGCCAGGGTCTCCGTTAAAGGGCGCGGATTACTGGAAGCGGACTTGACGCCGCGCGCGCATCAGAATAATTTATCAACCATAGAAATTTATGTAAATAATAAATTATTCCGCACGCTGGCCTGCTCCCCCTCGGAGCTGGAGCGTCTAAAGCGTGCCCATCAAATTGCCTACAAAGGAGTGGACCGTGAGCCGACAATCCCCCCCTGACACAAAGACCCGCCCACGCTCATACCTTTACGCCGCCATCCTTGCAGCGACTATTCTGCCTTCCTCGACCGTGATGGCAGCGTCGGATGCTTTGGTAGAATTACAAGCACAAATCGACAAGGGGCATTACAAAACGGCGAAACTGGAAATCAGCGCGATGCAGCAAAAGGAACCGGATCATCCCGACAACTCGACGCTGGCCTTTGAAGCCGAGCGCATGCGCCGGATCGAAATGGAATTCACCATCCCCCCGGAGCAGCTACTCACCTCCATCCGCCGCTATATTCCCGACGCCACCGAGGAAGACCTATCGCGCTGGAATACAGCGGGCCTTCTGGAATACAAAATCATCAATGGTGAGCAACGCTACTTCAACAAGGCCGCCTACAACCTGGTGCATATCTCCGATGAAGCCGCCGCACGCACCGCGGACTACCGGCGCTTCACCGACCGGGCGCCGCTCTACCGCCTGCACCCGCACCACAGCGCCGTGATTGAAGCGCACACTGGTGGCGAAGCGCCACTGCGCCAGCGACTGGCCATCACCTATTCCCTCACGGTCGATGCCGACGCGGTACCGGACGGAGAAACCCTGCGCGCCTGGATTCCCTTCCCCAAGGAACTCCCAGGACGGCAGGAAAACATCACCCTGCTCAACAGCACCCCCGCGGAACACCAGCTGGCACCCGCAGACACTCCCCAGCGCACCATTTATTTTGAGAAAACCGCGCGCGCCGGAGTGCCCACCGAGTTTTCCGTGGAGTACGCGTTTGACAGCTTGTCCCGCTATTTTTCTATTGATCCGGCCAAGACCGAGCCGGTGGATGGGCAGGCTCTCAGCGCTTTTTTAGAAGAGCGCACCCCACACATACAGTTCACCCCCGAGTTACGCGCCCTGTCCCAGCGTATCGTGGGCGACGAAACCAACCCCTACCGTATCGCGCAGAAGCTGTTTACCCATGTGGATCAGATCCCCTGGGCGGGCGCACGCGAGTACTCCACCATCCGCAATATCAGTCAGTATGCTGCTCACGCAGGCCATGCCGACTGCGGCCAGCAAACCCTGTTGCTGATAACCCTGATGCGCATGAACGGCATTCCCGCGCGCTGGCAATCCGGCTGGGAATTTTCACCGGAGTCCTTTGACACCATGCACGACTGGGGGGAGTTTTATCTGGCCCCGTACGGCTGGATGCCGATGGATGTCACCCACGGCGTGCTGGAAAGCGCGTCAGACGCCGAGCGCTGGTTTTACCTGGGTGGACTGGATAGCTACCGGCTGATTTTCAATACCGACTACAGTCAACCTTTCACACCGGCCAAGCACCATTTCCGCTCGGAAACCGTCGACAGCCAACGCGGCGAGGTCGAGTGGCGTGGTGGCAACCTGTATTTTGATCAGTGGGATTACAAGATGCAGTGGCAGCCGGTAACCGCAGAGAACAAAAATTTGCAGACCGCCGGCCAGTAACGGCCGACACTTAGCGGCGACTCTTCAATGCAAAAATTAAGGCCGCCGGATGCTGATCCGGCGGCCTTTAAAATAGTTAAAACTGGAAGGGATCCTCTTCGCCGACCGGTTACTTCGCCCCCTCGAGCAACCCACTGACAAGCGCCTCAATCACATGCAGCTGTGCGGAGCGGAACAACAAGCGCTGCAGCGCCTCTTCGTCCTCCGAGGGCACCACGTACAGGCGGATGTCGGAATGGATACTGGCGGCGTTATAGTTGTACCGGGTGAGGCTCAGCACCTTCACCCCGTGCTCTCGCGCCCGGTTCGCCACCTCGACAAGCGATTCCTCGCCGCCGAAATCGCACAGAATACACAGTAGATCCTCATCCCGGAGAGAATCCG
The nucleotide sequence above comes from Microbulbifer salipaludis. Encoded proteins:
- a CDS encoding serine hydrolase, producing the protein MNRFFASATFVCVFAFALLAGCQREPLSHSDAETYVERVLREEQVPGAAVAIWHQGEPLLVRGFGVTNVESPKAVDGDTLFKLASTTKAFTTAALGLLVEEGKLEWDGRVVDYLPEFRLGDSWISNEFRVVDLLTHRSGLGPGAGDLMLWPQPNTYTRTDVMSGLAHLPVTRSFRADYAYDNLLYIVAGELIAELSGLSYEDFVQQRLLAPMGLQNCYAGPVPSDARDNLADPHRLEDAGLVVDTPNLAGHEPIVLAAAGGMHCSAGDMLTWLRVLLNGGVLANGEQLFSEQTRDRLWRPETLMPFSSERAARDGGHFYAYALGWRVQDMHGKKVIHHTGSLSGMYAWAAVVPEEDLALVVLMNRSAGAARQALIYGLLKPYLGAPERDWLAYFQDLYGTPAEAVEPEELTAPVGFTQVPDTELTGRYRDPWFGDIHISMESDTLRWRALKSPRLTGTLTSASEGVWALHWDDRSLNADAWMIADRSESGSLLLTMQAKSRGTDFSYDFHDLRFAKIPQDSRVETAAGY
- a CDS encoding S66 peptidase family protein encodes the protein MQRRTLIQSMMSTPLLGAAAASAARDSGPLASAGYSSSDSSQKSMGLLRPKRLEAGMTVGLVTPASNAWEDEDIRFAGDVVRSLGFEVKEGKHLYRRTQYLAGPDAARAEDFNQMFADSHVDAVFCLRGGYGTPRILPMIDYGLIRNNPKVLLGYSDITALLNAIYHRSGVMTFHGPIAAQNFTDYTLAEYQKVLVHGERPVPLGAPPPFDTAPGRVEKRNRITRFAGGRARGRLIGGNLSLMTSLVGTPFEPDYRGKILFLEDVSEAPYRVDRMLTQLWLAGKLQQVAGIVFGKFTDAEASGNTFSMEHVLRERTADLGIPVVRGLMIGHVEDQTTVPVGAMAELDGDAGTLVLRESVVS
- a CDS encoding transglutaminase-like domain-containing protein, whose protein sequence is MSRQSPPDTKTRPRSYLYAAILAATILPSSTVMAASDALVELQAQIDKGHYKTAKLEISAMQQKEPDHPDNSTLAFEAERMRRIEMEFTIPPEQLLTSIRRYIPDATEEDLSRWNTAGLLEYKIINGEQRYFNKAAYNLVHISDEAAARTADYRRFTDRAPLYRLHPHHSAVIEAHTGGEAPLRQRLAITYSLTVDADAVPDGETLRAWIPFPKELPGRQENITLLNSTPAEHQLAPADTPQRTIYFEKTARAGVPTEFSVEYAFDSLSRYFSIDPAKTEPVDGQALSAFLEERTPHIQFTPELRALSQRIVGDETNPYRIAQKLFTHVDQIPWAGAREYSTIRNISQYAAHAGHADCGQQTLLLITLMRMNGIPARWQSGWEFSPESFDTMHDWGEFYLAPYGWMPMDVTHGVLESASDAERWFYLGGLDSYRLIFNTDYSQPFTPAKHHFRSETVDSQRGEVEWRGGNLYFDQWDYKMQWQPVTAENKNLQTAGQ